A region from the uncultured Macellibacteroides sp. genome encodes:
- a CDS encoding RNA degradosome polyphosphate kinase — MENSYKYFKRDISWLSFNYRVLLEAEDVTLPVYERIKFLSIYSSNLEEFYEIRVAEHRGVIIKKQYADESYTEAEQTLEEITQEVNHQQREYYRIFSDLVLPELNKENIFLYQNCVPEPYHEDFVHNFFNEEIFPFLSPVMIQAGEIRTFIRDRRLYLVIRMIKRSKRLNDPDYIPEYYYALMKIPYAKVPRFIELPEHEGKHYVMFIDDIIRANLSSIFPGYIIDSCYSIKISRDADIYIEDEKAGNIVEKIRKKVKKRKIGALSRFMYDRAMPDDFLLFICDAFGIVHDDLVVGGRYLNLQDLIKFPNPRGKELEAKPLLPMRIPYLDEIGSVLKAIKKQDVLLHFPYQSFDYLIRMLMEAAFDPKVDEIKITQYRVAENSAVINTLISAAQNGKKVTVFVELKARFDEENNMLTAEKMTQAGIRIIYSIPGLKVHAKVAVIIRKDTREGVQRKHFAYLSTGNFNEKTAKIYSDIALLTAQTELVNDINKVFAILEGRICEATFAHLLVARYNMVPTLVHMIQREIEHVKEGRKGRIILKMNGLHDRAMIDELYKASEQGVEIDLLVRGICCLIPNQPYSRNIRITRIVDMFLEHSRIWYFYNDGKDDLFLTSADWMQRNLSRRIETAFPILDTPIKEEIIDILRIQLQDNVKACLIDEKLTNVFKWDDNPVKTRSQVAIYNYLKQRYAPHQG, encoded by the coding sequence ATGGAAAATTCATACAAATACTTTAAAAGGGATATCAGCTGGCTATCTTTCAACTACCGGGTTTTGCTGGAGGCGGAAGATGTAACGCTGCCTGTGTATGAACGGATTAAATTTTTATCGATTTACTCTTCGAACCTCGAGGAGTTTTACGAAATCCGCGTTGCAGAACACCGGGGCGTAATTATAAAAAAGCAGTATGCCGACGAGAGTTATACCGAAGCCGAACAAACGCTTGAGGAGATTACGCAGGAAGTTAACCACCAGCAAAGAGAATACTATCGCATCTTTTCTGATCTTGTTCTTCCGGAGTTAAATAAAGAAAACATATTTCTGTATCAGAATTGTGTGCCAGAGCCGTACCACGAAGACTTTGTCCATAATTTCTTTAATGAAGAGATTTTTCCTTTCCTTTCGCCGGTAATGATTCAGGCCGGCGAAATAAGAACATTCATTCGCGACCGCCGGCTCTATCTGGTGATACGAATGATAAAGCGTAGCAAACGGCTAAACGATCCGGATTATATTCCGGAATATTATTACGCGCTGATGAAGATTCCTTATGCCAAGGTTCCCCGGTTTATTGAACTGCCGGAACACGAGGGGAAACATTACGTTATGTTCATCGACGATATTATCCGTGCCAATCTTTCAAGTATTTTCCCCGGATACATTATCGACAGTTGCTATAGCATTAAGATATCAAGGGATGCGGATATTTACATAGAAGACGAGAAAGCAGGCAATATTGTGGAGAAGATCCGCAAAAAAGTAAAGAAACGTAAGATAGGCGCTTTGAGTCGTTTTATGTATGACCGTGCCATGCCCGACGATTTCCTTTTGTTTATTTGCGATGCCTTCGGTATTGTTCACGACGATTTGGTTGTGGGCGGAAGGTATCTGAATCTACAGGACTTAATCAAGTTTCCTAATCCAAGGGGAAAGGAACTGGAAGCAAAGCCTCTTTTGCCGATGCGTATCCCTTATCTGGATGAGATCGGTTCTGTTTTAAAGGCAATCAAAAAACAGGATGTGTTGCTGCACTTTCCGTATCAGTCGTTCGACTACCTGATTCGGATGCTTATGGAGGCTGCTTTCGATCCCAAAGTAGACGAAATAAAGATTACGCAATACCGCGTGGCCGAAAATTCGGCTGTGATAAATACCTTGATCAGTGCGGCTCAGAACGGAAAGAAAGTGACTGTCTTTGTAGAACTGAAGGCTCGCTTTGATGAAGAGAACAATATGCTTACCGCCGAAAAGATGACGCAGGCGGGTATACGGATTATATATAGTATCCCCGGGCTGAAAGTGCATGCCAAGGTTGCGGTTATTATTCGCAAAGATACCCGGGAAGGGGTGCAGCGAAAACATTTCGCGTACCTCAGCACAGGCAATTTTAACGAGAAGACGGCTAAAATTTATTCTGATATTGCTTTGCTTACGGCGCAGACAGAATTGGTTAATGATATAAATAAGGTTTTTGCCATTTTGGAAGGGCGTATCTGCGAAGCTACTTTTGCGCATTTGCTGGTTGCCAGGTATAATATGGTTCCGACATTGGTACATATGATACAGCGTGAAATCGAGCATGTAAAGGAGGGCAGAAAGGGTCGGATTATCCTGAAGATGAACGGACTGCACGACAGGGCAATGATCGACGAGCTTTATAAGGCAAGCGAACAGGGTGTAGAAATTGATTTACTTGTTCGCGGAATCTGTTGCCTTATTCCTAATCAGCCTTACAGCCGGAATATACGTATTACCCGTATTGTTGACATGTTTCTGGAACATTCACGTATCTGGTATTTTTATAATGACGGGAAGGATGATTTGTTCCTGACATCGGCCGACTGGATGCAACGTAATTTAAGCAGACGTATAGAAACGGCGTTTCCTATTCTGGATACTCCTATCAAGGAAGAGATTATTGATATACTCCGTATTCAGTTACAGGATAATGTGAAGGCTTGTCTGATCGACGAGAAGCTGACGAATGTTTTTAAATGGGATGATAATCCTGTTAAGACACGTTCTCAAGTGGCTATTTACAATTACCTGAAACAACGTTATGCACCACACCAGGGTTAG
- a CDS encoding metallophosphoesterase family protein yields MIKIGLLSDTHAYWDDRYATYFADCDEIWHAGDIGSDTLALQLASLKPLRAVHGNIDGYSLRIQYPRVLRFKAEEMEVVITHIGGYPGRYAPEIREELYANPPQIFIAGHSHILKAQYDQKLKCMHLNPGAAGKSGFHQVRTLMRFVIDGKQLKDLEVIELGND; encoded by the coding sequence ATGATTAAAATTGGACTTCTTTCGGATACACATGCTTACTGGGACGACCGCTATGCAACTTATTTTGCCGATTGCGATGAAATATGGCATGCAGGCGACATAGGTTCTGATACTCTGGCACTTCAGCTCGCTTCCCTTAAGCCATTGCGTGCCGTGCACGGTAATATCGACGGTTATTCGCTCCGTATACAATATCCGCGGGTACTCCGATTTAAAGCGGAAGAGATGGAAGTGGTGATTACACATATCGGAGGATATCCCGGAAGGTATGCCCCTGAGATACGGGAAGAATTGTATGCCAATCCGCCGCAGATTTTCATAGCCGGGCATAGTCATATACTGAAAGCGCAATACGATCAGAAGCTAAAATGCATGCATCTTAATCCAGGTGCAGCAGGAAAAAGCGGCTTCCATCAGGTAAGGACACTGATGCGTTTTGTTATTGACGGAAAACAACTTAAAGACCTCGAAGTTATTGAACTTGGTAACGATTAA
- a CDS encoding acyltransferase: MENYKAHETSVIDPGCTIGEGTRIWHFCHIMEGCSIGNNCNIGQNVVVSPGVVLGNGVKVQNNVSIYTGVTCDDDVFLGPSCVFTNVINPRSFISRKDEYLQTHVGKGASIGANATIVCGNSIGSYALVGAGAVVTRPVPPFALVAGNPARQLGWVSKYGHKLDFDYNGRASCPESGEWYRFSDGVVVSEG, translated from the coding sequence ATGGAAAATTATAAGGCTCACGAAACCTCCGTAATAGACCCGGGCTGTACTATTGGCGAAGGAACCCGTATATGGCACTTTTGCCATATTATGGAAGGATGCTCGATTGGTAACAATTGCAATATCGGACAAAACGTGGTTGTTTCGCCCGGCGTAGTTCTAGGAAATGGTGTAAAAGTGCAGAACAATGTCTCCATCTACACCGGCGTAACCTGCGACGATGATGTTTTTCTTGGACCCTCCTGTGTATTTACGAATGTTATAAATCCCCGAAGCTTTATCAGCCGGAAGGATGAATACCTGCAAACTCATGTAGGAAAAGGAGCATCTATTGGAGCCAATGCTACGATTGTATGCGGAAATTCCATCGGAAGCTATGCCCTGGTCGGAGCCGGAGCCGTAGTAACCAGACCCGTTCCACCCTTTGCCCTAGTGGCCGGCAATCCAGCCAGGCAGTTAGGCTGGGTAAGCAAATACGGACATAAGCTTGATTTCGATTACAACGGCCGTGCATCCTGTCCCGAAAGCGGAGAATGGTATCGCTTTTCGGATGGAGTGGTAGTAAGTGAAGGGTGA
- a CDS encoding DUF4925 domain-containing protein yields the protein MKAIINYLLISGIISLVLFSCSNGDDHPSSRQESYLNGVYENTDASLKLLNFTFNGVTLSDKKVAFKTEDLKIASITFYSVIEGEAESQIKNVSIEKSDTGYRFEGLYTAKSNQAFRYSGKIAGESFGKQTLTLKLDKQ from the coding sequence ATGAAAGCAATAATCAACTACCTCTTAATTTCTGGCATAATAAGTTTAGTTCTCTTTTCTTGCAGTAATGGAGATGATCACCCATCATCCAGACAAGAGTCTTATCTAAATGGAGTGTATGAAAATACGGATGCTTCGCTGAAGCTTTTAAACTTTACATTTAATGGTGTAACCTTAAGTGATAAAAAAGTAGCTTTTAAGACTGAAGATCTGAAAATAGCTTCAATTACCTTTTACAGTGTAATTGAAGGGGAGGCTGAATCTCAGATAAAAAATGTATCAATCGAAAAATCTGATACCGGATATCGTTTTGAAGGCTTATATACAGCCAAAAGTAACCAAGCATTTAGATATTCAGGCAAAATAGCTGGTGAATCGTTTGGAAAACAAACGCTTACCCTAAAATTAGATAAGCAATAA